CCTGCCGTGTGAAAAGGGCTGTATTACAGAGGATCCATAGTGATCCATCTAGtgcatggatactcaaatctggacctcaaatcTAAATCTgtccctggttttcttttccccctgctaattaactgaacaattagtgctaccgATTGGCCAGACCgcattcacacctgactccctgGTAAAGGGaaggtggaaaaccagcagtgctaCTGCTTTTTCCCCACATTGTTGTAGTACGATTGTGCAAGGTTGCAGCAATTTTTTGTAACAACCCCAAAACCATAACTTTCCAAAGTCTATTATCACATTTTAATGGAAGAAAACCTGACAAAGCCATGAGAACAGAACATTCCacaacctaaaaaaaataaataattaaaatgcttgACAAGCCAGGAAGCCACTTCAGAACGGCTCAGTCCAGAGTCACAGCAAGAGCCGAAGAAAGATGCAGTAAGGGTCTGGTTGCCTAAGTCCTGTGACTGTCAACGCCGATTTGGCGACGCAATTCCCTGCTCCCCTGAAACCACGAGGTCCCCAGTACGGTCACTTCTCCTGGAAGTCCGAATCAGACTCGGACTCGCAGCCCTTCTTGCGGTTGCGTTCGGCCATGACGATGGCAGCCATGACGGTGACCAGCACGGTGATGGTGATGACCAGGACGGTGGCGGTTTCGGCCACACACAGCTGGCTTTCCACCCTGGCCAGCGGCTCCCCGGCCAGCTGGGCGGGCTCGTGGCAGGTGACTTGCTTGTAGTCGTCCACGTGCAGGTGGCGCACGCTCTGCAGCTTGCTGAAGGCGTGGTGCAAGTCGCAGTCGCAGCTCCAGGGGTTGCCGGAGAGACGCAGGTGCGTGCCCGGCGTCTGCAGGTTGTGGAAAGTCTTGAACTTGAGTTGGCCCAGCCGGTTGTCCTCCAGGCCCAGCAAGGACAGGCCGGGCAGGGACACCAGGGCTTCGGTTTCGATCTCAGAGATGCTGttgttgcctagcaacagcacTTCCAGGCTCAGCAGCATGGTGAGCCTGCCGTCGTGCAGCGTCGTCAGCTGGTTGCCCTGGAGATAGAGGTGGCGCAGGCGGGTCAGCCCCCACAGGGCGTCCGGCGCCACGGTCTGTAAGCggttgtagctgaggtccagctTCTCCAGGCTCTCCAGCTTCTTCAGGCAGGGAGGCTCCAGGTGCTCCAGGACGTTCCTGACCAGCCGGAGTTCCCGCAGAGCACCCAGGCACTCGGAAAAGTCCGGGGGGAGCTGCCGGAGCTTGTTGTCGCTCATGTCAAGCCTCTCCAGGAAGGACAGGTTGCAGAATGCCTGGAACAGCAATGAGAGATGTTCAGATCTCATTACAGCAGTGTTGTATAATGGTTAAAGAActgcttgtaaccaaaaggtcgcaggtttgattcccaggtactGTAGGACACTACCATTGTACCCTCGAGAAACATACTTAACATACACTGCTGCAGTATATATCTcgctgtataaatagattgtgtaaaaatgcaaaaagctgtGATAgttgtgtctgctaaatgcccgtaatgtactTTAAAAGGGATAAACCAACAATTACACAGCCCTCATGTCAAACTGTTGTGTCAGTTGTGGCTGTTGCCATAGAGTTACCAAGTCAAATTATAGAAATCATACAAACACTTCTTATACTGTACATCATATTCTCAATATGCCTCCAAAATAGAACTtagatttttttggttttgcatgATGGTTGAAACGTAACTCCCATAGCTAGTCCAAACCGGTTGGCCATGGCCCCGCATTACCTTGCTCAGTAGGACCTTGAGTCTATTGTTGGACAGAACCAGAACCTTGAGGAACCACAGGTGGTCGAAATCGTTGGCCTCCAGTTTCACCAGGTCGTTGGCCCCGAGATCCAGGAACCAGGTGCCATGGGGCAGGCCTTGGGGCACCTTGTCAAAGCCTTTGGCCCGGCACTTCACCAGGTCTGAGGAATCACAGCAGAGGCAGCCGGGAGGACACCGTTTGGAGCCCACGGCCAGAGAGTGGCCGACGAACAGAAGGGCGAGGACGCTGAGCATCTTTTGAAGAGCACAACCAACCACAGAGGAGGCCTCACATTTCATGTCTCACTCAAAACAGAGGCAGTTGTCGTAAGGGGAGCCCACCTTCCCTGGGAGAAATATTTGCCCTCTGGCACGGATGTCTGCAAAAAGGACGTTACGTGCGCAGTGAGGAACTAAACTTCCTTACAATAGGCTACTGCAGAGTACAGCGACCGGTCATTGTTGAGACACCGTGGGAAGGTTAGTTGTACACCAGGTGGGTCACTGTACAGGAGAGCAGTACTTCCGCGAGGAAATTGTGACGGAATGCCAACGGATCCAGTGATGCCAatgcattatgtatttttttaaaaagagatcaGCGCAATGGGAGCGGCAGGTCTTGGCGTATGTAGCACAGCTCAGTCATACAGGCAGTCACACGCAGTAGCTGCTGAGAGGGGACCAAAGACAGCGACAGCATTAAAACAGTGACAGCATTCATGCAGCAACAGCATTAAAACAGTGACAGTTTTAAAACTGATCATTTTGCAGAAACTGAGCACACTCTGACACACCGCAGGGCTTctcaatgttttaatttatcCAAAGAAGCTTAGGTACCCTTGCTCCCACAAAACCCAATTTTCTCAGAATTCTAGCTTCTGCCTGTTGGGTACTTTTCTATTTTGGAATTTTTAGAGGATTGTATCCAGCATTGGTGCTGCTTAGAATATCCAATTTTAACTCCCCACATCATTGTACTGATAAAGCAATAACATTGACCAAATAATATAGTAAATCCATGCAGTTATTATTCTCTCGTTCAGTTATTGTTCTGTGCTGAAACAACAGTTCTGCGACGCGTCTGATAAGTAGTGTTTCCCCAAAAgtttattccaaaaaaaagagaaaaaacctCACACTTGAGTAGAAAGTGTCATTAATAATTGGGCAAAATGACGTTTGCGAGCCAGTAAGACATAGTTTCATCGGCTTTTCTCCCGTTAactaaaattatgaaaacaacattaaaacctTCAAAGTATATCAACACCATAAATAGCCCGAGACATAGATCATACAGAGCAGAAGAAAATCACAATCATAAAATTCACACTTTGTACAGGCAAACAGAATTAAGACGAGTTTAAGACGAGTTTTAAACCGTGCTGCAGGGCACATGAAACATAGCTAATTAGTTGGCTAATAAGGGACTTTCTACAACACGTAagcatttgacatttaaaacattttcacattttgtagGCTACTACTAATAATGTTCGCTGCTCTTTAGATATAGAACGAAAATCAACTTAATGGTTACTTCGCTTAGTTACACAGAAGCCTTTTCGAAGACTTCAGTTttcatacttaaaaaaaaaagaaataacatttttttttttacataatcgACCCACTCCATTATGCTAATAAATGACAACcgaaaaatataggctacatacaaaACTGCAACATAATACTGGTCAGATTGTTCGACTACCGTGTAGCCTATGTATCTGAATTTGTAAATAGCATTTGCGACATATAGCCTACACATACAGTTCCTGGGTTGTAGAATAAGCGAAAGAGCTGGTTTGAATTGTGCTGGACATATTGGATTTGTCTTAACCTTTTGGAAATTTAATTGGCAGGCTGCGGCTACAAACAGGCTGGCTTTATTGTGATCCAATTTTAAGTAGGTGTCTACCAACCAACATCATTAGCCTAATATAACACGGAGTAAGAGCAGGTGATTGTAGACCTGCGTTGTCATCATTTTGAGTTTTTACAAAGCCTattatttttcctattttccGATCTAGgccaacaaataaaaatgtgcatcaaATTTACTATGGCATATTAATATGgttatatttataataactCCTTACCTTAGGCTACAATGTCCACTGTCGTGTAGACTATTCGGTCTAAAAAACACTGGGATTTATGCCCAGCGAATCAAGGTGCATTCTCCACTCAATTTTATATTTAGCTGTTATCGGTCACAAACAATAAAAGTAGTTTTAATCTAAAAGGACTTAAGAACTGCCATCGCTCTGACACCCAGCCACGCAAGTAATTTAGGTGAAATAAATGCGACGAACGGACATAACTGTGCTTCCTATACAATATAAACCTGACTGGGTGTTTAAGTAATGTTTGGTATTCCACCGTGTTTTATAATCGCACTGCAGCTCAGCTCACTGTTACAGTGTCAACAgactcaaagattttcattcaCATATATGAGTAGGTATACCTACTTACCCTTACAGAACTATCGAAGGGATATGTTTCCAAATGCGCGTTGTAGACAACATAAGACACCACTGTCCGCAGGTTACAGATGTCTTCCGCCGAAAGGTCCCCAGAACACTAAATGGAAAAGTTGTGTTGAGGGGTGGCGAAACAAGAACCCCCCACGGatctaaataataaatgaaatgtcacGTTGATCATTAGATGCAAGGGGTACAATTTCTAAGCTGTGTGTGCTCTTCTTTTGCTACGGTGCTGTGACAATGGAAAATCACCCCCgagtaaaatacattattgatCAGACTGACAACGCGCTGTCCTTCCATCAATGGCACGCAAACAATTAATGTGAATCATATGTTTTGTTCGCAAGCAAAACTGATGTCGAGGAAGCCTGTGCATTGTGTGCAATGGGAATAAGGTAATCGAAGACGCATCAGATGTTCATTATTGCAAGTTGTtcaatataggctacattagCGAGTGGGTTTGAAACTAAAATGTTGCAGGGTTGACTTTAGCGCAGGACAACACACGAATCGCTTCTATAAATTCAACTTCACAACTTGACGGTATAGTAGCTATAAATTGCCCTATAAGGTCCGGCACCGCCCACCCCCAATCCCAATATGTACCAACCCTTCCAGGACCGACGCAATTTGTAAATCGCGCGCACTCATTCCGAGCCAATTTAGCAATTTCAAAATCCACTATGCCCTCTGGTGGTTATCTTTTACCGAATTTACAGCGGCAACTCCAAAAAGTCTAAATGTGCAGAATATTAGGAATCTGGTCTGACTTGAGATTTCCTGTTTGCATTTCGAATTCACATACGTGCGCACAAGGCCGGGCTGTTCCATTAACTCACTCAACTAGAGGCGATTGGTGACCAACCCGTGTATA
This genomic window from Anguilla rostrata isolate EN2019 chromosome 17, ASM1855537v3, whole genome shotgun sequence contains:
- the LOC135242834 gene encoding slit homolog 2 protein-like — protein: MKCEASSVVGCALQKMLSVLALLFVGHSLAVGSKRCPPGCLCCDSSDLVKCRAKGFDKVPQGLPHGTWFLDLGANDLVKLEANDFDHLWFLKVLVLSNNRLKVLLSKAFCNLSFLERLDMSDNKLRQLPPDFSECLGALRELRLVRNVLEHLEPPCLKKLESLEKLDLSYNRLQTVAPDALWGLTRLRHLYLQGNQLTTLHDGRLTMLLSLEVLLLGNNSISEIETEALVSLPGLSLLGLEDNRLGQLKFKTFHNLQTPGTHLRLSGNPWSCDCDLHHAFSKLQSVRHLHVDDYKQVTCHEPAQLAGEPLARVESQLCVAETATVLVITITVLVTVMAAIVMAERNRKKGCESESDSDFQEK